tgtttcttcatcagatttgtagaaatgtgtcattccatcactttctcactaatggatcctctgtagtgaatgggtgccgtcagaataagagtccaaacaattgataaaaaaacatcacaataatccacaagtaatccacaccactccagtccatcagttaacatcttaagaagtgaaaagttgtgtgtttgtaagagacaaatccattattaagatgtttttaacttcaaacagatgcttctggctaaaatatgagtctgtaatccataataacactccTTCTTTAACAAAGTGGGATGTGAAGGAAAGTGACATTGAGTGTGATTATgagtttaacatattttatccAATAAATTACGACTGAATAGCCGACATACAGGTGAGAGAGAGACACATAGGCAGGATATTGAGGGCCAGTGCATGTCATCAGCTCTCTATGTGCTGTCTATGAAACTCTATTTTGGTCTCTCTGGTAGTTTCTACACACAGAAAGCTGAGAGCTACTGACTGCACGAGCTAATGTTCAGTAATGTTCGTCACTGGTTCACTGATCACTGTGCAGCTAATGCTCATGTTACGGGCTAATGTGACATTACATGCTGAACAACACTTTCAAAAACAGGcctactgtaaatacacaggaaaacatttaataaatactgagttcttaatgtatttatagtgaatgtaatttaataaatgaaagtgAAGACATTTTGAAGACATAAAATTGGGAAGTGATCAGtacaaaagtgtttttcaaCAGAGCAAAAGTGTTTTTGGATTGGTCAGTCTGTCTGGTCTGGTCAGTCAGCATTtcaattgttaaattaaatgaaattaaactacGATTAGtcatggtttatttattttttgaacatCTTAATTCTGGGATCAATATATAACaatcttaattaaattaactcttctgtaaatattaaattgtcTCAAATGACAGATACAATCAGCAGCAAGTCCTACTGGTTAGATAATTAAGGTATTAGTATAATAGCATCTCATGTGGTGGGTTAATGAGAGAGCCAAGACtttcattaattatatttatattattatgtttaaatatattaattataaacaaaattaataagaTTTAGTTGTTTACTTCCAAGATTGAAAGGATTAGTATATTTACTGCTGATCTGAACACTCACaacacaataaacacaataaacaataatcatTCTGGATTTCATGCTGAAATAGAATTTGGCATGGATGTCAATTTACACCATTTGTGTTACAGACatattttctctgaattttttttataaggtTTCAAATTGGTGAATAGAACCTAATGCACTTCCGActcattttttccctttttctttcttgctttctttcttttttatattatggTATTTTTTAGTTACCTTAAAGTACCAAGCACATACTGTGGTGTATGAATATAATAATCATACAGTTCTATGATATATATCAATGTATTACCATTTAATGTATCACAGTAAAATCACAGAACTATTTATTAAGGTTACCATACCtgtagatttgttttttgatcagattttacAGGCAATTTCACTTTGTTGAATGGAGATTAGGACAAGAAAATGGCATGAATATGaaaagttgaacaaaaatattttattcaacaagcattatacatttacattatatattgaaataaaatgtaactatagCATTTAgaattgaaaaatgtaaaattaaatgactAATTAAAAAACTAGCAGCACAATGGTTTCAGATTTGTAaccacataaaaatgtttaagttggcttgagaaaccGGAACAGAACGTTTTAAAAggtttgaaaagtttataaagtttaagacgttttaaaaagtttaaaaagttttaagtttgatggttttcagtctgaaatagttttaagtctaaagtagttttaaaagattaaaatttgaatgttttgaaagcaatacagtctgtcagagatagataatagatagatagatagatagatagatagatagatagatagatagatagataacataattagcattttactagcacgTTCCTAACATGTTTACGATTTTataaacatgattagcaagttactagcatgttgctagcatatttctagcatgattaataagttactagcatgttgttagcgtgATTAGCAACTTGTAAGCATGTTGTGAACatgttgttaaaatgattagcatgttgctagtatgttggtaacatgattagcaagttgttagcatgtttctagcatgattagcaagttactagcatcttgctagcatgtttttaacatgattagcaagttgttagcatgttattagcatgattagcaagttactagcattctggttgctaggcatAGATATATAGTattggttagatgatagatagatagatagatagatagatgagtttgaatgagtttaaatggattataaatacagtacatagaagggaagtttgattgagtctcaaaggattctgggagttttgacagttggaatttgaaaagtgttgctcatttgaacattccgtcaatgtaagtctatgggatttttcccaattttaatcgtcatttttaggaaaaccgtaagtccgatcagttagaaaagatacagcaactaacttcagatcagtctgaagatctggactgagtttggagtttgtagagttaaagctctaggacgagttagtatcgacagatttagtctcagaagaaaataGCAGATCAGTAAGTTGTCTTTCTCAAGCTAacttaattataaaaatcattatttcaaTATTAGATTTCATAGgagtttaaaatcatttattataattgacAGGTGTGATGATCAGTGGGTTTGAGTTTTTACCTCCATCATTATTGCATGGGCTAAAATATGGATAGAGTTTTTCAGTGAAAGACTGACCAGTGTAAGAGTAGATATGAGAGCTGGACTCCACATCATAAAAGGAGACCAGACCCTCCTCATAATCCACAAACACACCGACCCGCTGCGGCTTCACTCTCAGACACAGAGAGACAGAAGGATCATCACAGGCTTTATATTCATTTCCATTCCTCAACCACACAATCCAGCATCCATCACTGGGACTTGCTGTGATGTCTCCCTTCCTGTTAATGGATTCTCTGGCCACTCCTAAATCCCATTTTGTCTTTCCCTTCACCTGCacctcaaaataaaatctgCCTGAGGTGAATCCCTCCTTTCCCAGTACATCTACACATGTATCAAATCTCTCTGGTTTGTCTGGGAGTTTCTGTCTAATGTTTCCATGTCTCACTTGTTTTCCATCATCAGACAGGATGAGTTTAGGATGAGCTGTATCAGGATCCAGAGTCACATCCACTGAGAAAACAAAGAATATCAATCACAACTTTACAATACACATTATTTGTGATGCTgatggttttaatttttaattcagtttttaatcAGTTTGTACTGCTGTAATAATGCAGTGAGTGTATGAATGTAAACTAGTGTAGTGCAGAATCACACTGTACCTGCATACTGCTGCATCCACTTCAGCTCTGTAGAGACTAATGACAATAAACATCAGCAGATCTGAACATCTcatttaaagaatcctgaaaatatcaTGTTTCTATCTGATCAGTGTTTGTATTGACTTACCAGTTTGTGTGAGTTTCTCATCTATAGTGTCCTTCAGTTGAGTCAGATCTCTTCTCAGAGTCTCCAGACTCTCATGATTCTTCACACTGATCTCAGACCAGTTCCTGGTGTTTGTAGGGCTGTACAGCGATGAGTAAATCTACAGCAGGAGAGAGGAGAAATCCTTCATCATGGGGAGTGTTATGGTGTCATATACTGCATTATGATTGATCAGAGAGATCATGTTGACTGACCTGTAGGAGGTGGAGGTGATCTTCAGTGTGTGagagctgctccagctcagtgTTTCTCATCTTTAGCTCAGTGATCTCCTGCTCCAGCTCTTCAATCAGCTCTTCCTCCTGTTTCTCTGCTGCTTTCTGCTGCTCCTCCATCATCTCCAGCAGTTCAGTCTGACAtctctca
The sequence above is drawn from the Labeo rohita strain BAU-BD-2019 unplaced genomic scaffold, IGBB_LRoh.1.0 scaffold_498, whole genome shotgun sequence genome and encodes:
- the LOC127160934 gene encoding E3 ubiquitin-protein ligase TRIM39, whose translation is MASSPTSTKARKNRRQSIDSLPPAMSSSISSLTEELQCSICLDVFTDPVTTPCGHNFCKTCLNKCWDNSQTCSCPYCKETFKQRPDLKINTTLRELIDHYKTKSPEKKPDVLCDICEERKLKALKSCLVCQSSYCETHLEPHLRVTGLKKHKLMDPVSNLEDYICQKHERPLDLFCRDDQTCVCSICSVKDHKNHNTVSIEEESEEKKTELIKTQKDVQQMIQDRVKKIQDVKHSAEVRKRNTEKEKAAHVELFTDLIRSIERCQTELLEMMEEQQKAAEKQEEELIEELEQEITELKMRNTELEQLSHTEDHLHLLQIYSSLYSPTNTRNWSEISVKNHESLETLRRDLTQLKDTIDEKLTQTVSTELKWMQQYAVDVTLDPDTAHPKLILSDDGKQVRHGNIRQKLPDKPERFDTCVDVLGKEGFTSGRFYFEVQVKGKTKWDLGVARESINRKGDITASPSDGCWIVWLRNGNEYKACDDPSVSLCLRVKPQRVGVFVDYEEGLVSFYDVESSSHIYSYTGQSFTEKLYPYFSPCNNDGGKNSNPLIITPVNYNK